The following coding sequences are from one Luteolibacter rhizosphaerae window:
- a CDS encoding ABC transporter permease: MTRIILSRLFQGLLTLFVLVTITFFLVRMMPGSPYTDEKALPKHILEQLKAYVGLDKPLPVQYLTYLKNLIVDQDMGILLKRDGVKVSEIISQSFPVSAFLGVLSIGIALIVGLPAGVIAAVKKNGPLDYACLGAAMMGICLPSFVIGPLLAVFAGLGLKWLNVAGWNTPTDWILPAVTLGMVNAAYIARLTRGGMLDVLNQDYIRTARAKGVPGHRIVTRHALRGGLIPAVAFVGPAFAGMISGSFVIETIFQVPGMGQHFVNATTDREYFLIQGLVLFYGFLIVGANLLSDLAQIALNPRLRASA, from the coding sequence ATGACCCGCATCATCCTTAGCCGCCTCTTTCAAGGTCTCCTGACCTTGTTCGTGCTGGTCACGATCACCTTCTTCCTGGTGCGCATGATGCCGGGCAGTCCCTACACGGACGAGAAGGCGTTGCCCAAGCACATCCTAGAACAACTCAAAGCCTATGTCGGCTTGGACAAGCCGCTTCCGGTCCAGTATCTGACCTACCTGAAGAACCTGATCGTGGATCAGGACATGGGCATCCTGCTGAAGCGGGATGGCGTGAAGGTCTCGGAGATCATCAGCCAGTCCTTCCCCGTCTCCGCCTTTCTCGGGGTGCTCTCGATCGGCATCGCGCTGATCGTGGGACTCCCCGCCGGCGTGATCGCCGCGGTGAAGAAGAACGGTCCCCTCGACTACGCCTGCCTGGGTGCTGCCATGATGGGTATCTGTCTTCCCAGCTTCGTCATCGGGCCCCTTCTGGCCGTCTTCGCCGGGCTCGGACTCAAGTGGCTTAACGTGGCGGGCTGGAATACGCCCACCGACTGGATCCTCCCGGCTGTCACGCTCGGGATGGTGAATGCCGCCTATATCGCACGGCTTACCCGCGGCGGCATGCTCGACGTGCTGAATCAGGACTACATCCGCACTGCCCGCGCCAAGGGCGTGCCCGGCCATCGGATCGTGACCCGCCACGCCCTGCGCGGCGGACTCATCCCCGCCGTGGCCTTCGTCGGCCCGGCCTTCGCTGGCATGATCTCGGGCTCCTTCGTCATCGAAACCATCTTCCAGGTTCCCGGCATGGGTCAGCATTTCGTGAATGCGACCACCGACCGCGAATACTTCCTGATTCAGGGTCTCGTCCTCTTCTACGGTTTCCTGATCGTCGGTGCCAACCTGCTCTCCGACCTCGCCCAGATCGCCCTCAACCCGCGCCTGCGCGCTTCCGCCTGA
- a CDS encoding ABC transporter permease produces the protein MSESIEKGTSLWRDAWHRLSRNKAAMLGLWFLVLIVILCFIGPLMPFVKSPTIINLDNSGAPPSGEHWLGTDQLGRDLLARVLYGGQISLLVGFVATAVAVAIGLVYGAVSGYVGGKLDDVLMRVVDILFALPFLVLVILFSLVVDKPASEFTEWVITTTGWNRDKVAPITTLIPLFIAIGAIGWLTIARIVRAQVMAYKHQEFVEAARSLGLGNARILFRHILPNVVGPIIVYTTLAVPGIMLLESVLSFLGLGVRPPNSSWGILIKEGADRMETNMGLLLYPALFFSTTLFALNFLGDGLRDALDPKSSKD, from the coding sequence ATGTCCGAATCGATCGAAAAAGGCACCTCCCTCTGGCGCGACGCGTGGCACCGGCTGTCCCGGAACAAGGCAGCCATGCTCGGCCTCTGGTTCCTCGTCCTTATCGTCATCCTCTGCTTCATCGGGCCGCTGATGCCCTTCGTGAAGAGCCCGACGATCATCAATCTGGATAACTCCGGAGCACCTCCGAGCGGCGAGCATTGGCTCGGTACGGATCAGCTGGGACGCGATCTTTTGGCCCGCGTGCTCTACGGCGGGCAGATCTCGCTGCTGGTCGGCTTCGTCGCCACTGCCGTCGCGGTGGCCATCGGCCTCGTCTACGGTGCCGTCTCCGGCTATGTCGGCGGAAAGCTCGACGACGTCCTGATGCGCGTGGTCGATATCCTCTTCGCCCTGCCCTTCCTGGTGCTGGTCATCCTGTTTTCGCTGGTCGTGGACAAGCCGGCTTCGGAGTTCACCGAGTGGGTCATCACCACCACCGGCTGGAACCGTGATAAGGTGGCTCCGATCACCACCCTGATCCCCCTCTTCATCGCGATCGGCGCGATCGGCTGGCTGACCATCGCCCGCATCGTCCGGGCCCAGGTCATGGCCTACAAGCATCAGGAATTCGTGGAGGCTGCCCGCTCGCTCGGTCTCGGCAATGCCCGGATCCTCTTCCGCCACATCCTGCCGAACGTGGTCGGACCGATCATCGTCTACACCACGCTGGCCGTGCCCGGCATCATGCTGCTGGAGAGCGTGCTCTCCTTCCTGGGCCTTGGTGTTCGTCCCCCGAACAGCTCCTGGGGCATCCTGATCAAGGAGGGAGCGGACCGAATGGAAACGAACATGGGCCTGCTGCTCTATCCAGCGCTGTTCTTCTCCACCACTCTCTTCGCCTTGAACTTCCTCGGCGATGGCCTGCGCGACGCCCTCGATCCGAAGTCCTCGAAGGACTAG
- the radC gene encoding RadC family protein has translation MSERIADLPLDERPREKLAKFGPGALDNAELLAIFLRTGIVGRSAIQVGRDLLEHYGSIGSLGSAGAIELSKQKGLGLAKACQLVAAFELGARAAREQIAQTPLDSPEIIYRTFAPQLAWLRHEKLIVALLDTRLRHSGTVEISSGNLNETVAHPREVLRPVLTRGAYGFVLIHNHPSGDPTPSRADEHFTRRISEAADLMQVKLLDHVIVGRPDQGRAPYFSFREAGVVA, from the coding sequence ATGTCAGAGCGAATCGCCGACCTCCCTTTGGACGAACGCCCTCGCGAGAAGCTGGCGAAGTTCGGGCCGGGTGCACTGGATAACGCCGAGCTTCTGGCGATCTTCCTCCGCACCGGCATCGTCGGACGCAGCGCGATCCAAGTCGGGCGCGATCTCTTGGAGCACTACGGATCAATCGGTTCCCTCGGCAGTGCCGGGGCCATCGAGCTGTCGAAACAGAAAGGACTCGGGCTCGCCAAGGCCTGCCAACTCGTCGCCGCCTTTGAGCTCGGGGCCCGGGCCGCACGCGAACAGATCGCCCAGACCCCGCTGGATTCTCCGGAGATCATCTACCGGACCTTCGCCCCGCAGCTCGCATGGCTGCGGCACGAGAAGCTCATTGTGGCCCTGCTGGATACCCGTCTCCGTCATTCCGGCACCGTCGAGATCAGCTCCGGCAATCTCAACGAAACCGTCGCCCACCCCCGCGAGGTCCTGCGCCCGGTCCTTACCCGCGGAGCTTACGGTTTCGTCCTGATCCACAATCATCCTTCGGGCGACCCCACCCCCAGCCGGGCGGACGAGCACTTTACCCGGCGCATCAGCGAAGCGGCCGACCTGATGCAGGTGAAACTCCTCGACCACGTGATCGTGGGTCGGCCGGACCAAGGCCGGGCACCCTACTTCTCCTTTCGGGAAGCGGGTGTCGTCGCCTAG